The Solanum pennellii chromosome 4, SPENNV200 genomic interval aaaataaaataaataaaatgaaattatatcaatattattgttcaaaataattagaGCATGTAGCATTCTAAACTGACGAGACATTTTTGCGAAAGATAAAAACATCATTCATTTCTCTagaatcaacaaaatattaattGCTTTTGAATTAAATacaaaactaaataattatcaaaaacttctttatttctaacattatctattataaatttaaattttaaaaataaaatcatttttaatcaaatgtTCTTTATTTCTGATAAATATTCTCTATGGCAACCTAAATTAGTCCAAACTTCATATTGAGTTATTATTAAGCATAATGGTGGAAAACAATATTGAATTTTATAGTAAAAAGTTTTTCTTATGAAATCTTGGGGTACTTTTTTTAGAACTTCGAAACAAATGATTGGGTTATTATTaaacacaattaaattaaaattttgttgcCTTGTTGGGGGTATTTTGGGGCAAATCGTAATTTTAGTACTTCATGTGCATCGAAAGCTACTTAACATTAGTAGTGTCAGTTGGccacaaaaagaaataatactttaaaattTGACACTTGACAGTTGTCCTCTTAATAAGgactaaagttttaaaaatgaaaaataaaaaaaattaatgatttgtGATTGTCACGTACTTCATTGAGTTTCATCCAAACACTTTTAAGacgaaataataataataataataataataataacaataatgtgATATATATTTATCTGACATGAAATTTCGATTCAgtaatatgtaaaattaaatgtatttaataTACTTGTTTTGACCATGTTTAGAGATCGAGATGAAATATAGAAATGAAAATACTAATttagaataaatataaaaatcttcCAAAATCATTTTGTTTATAGGAATCAAATCTTATTTATCACTACTCGTACATAATTCCTTACTAACTCAACTTGACTCACAAcaatatgtatattattggTATATTTAGTATAAAGTGTATACACTATTCGCACATAATTCCTTACTAATTCAACTTGACTCAcaataatatgtatattatacgTATATTTGGTATAaagtatatatgatttttatggtCTTTGACGATAATATTATTTGTTACTTAACAATTTATCAGTAAACTGTCATTGTCTTTGTTGCTTAAATATTGGTATACATCCAACAACTACAATAAATAGAGTTCCTTGCATGATGTAATCAATTAATGCAGATAAGTTCTGGTAGCATTGATGGGAAATTGGGAATATTACTTGAAAGGAGTTAATTATGACATATATTAGCAATTcacatcaaaaaataaaattcaaaaatgatataaaatatgaatgaaacaTTTAACCAAATTTGATTGTTCCTCATCAACCAGATTTTTCCATTTAATTTTCTATTGGTTGGAACTTGGAAGAAAATACATTTTACCTTCCCTAACTCATCAGCACTGTTGCTAAGCGTGAATCATAAGATAAGGTTCCTCCAACCTTAAGATCGTAGGTTCgaacataaagaaaaaaaaactcccCTTCAATTTTAAGGTTGGGGATTCGAGTTACCAATGAAGCAAAAAGGTAAATCACTTGCAAaccaaaatatttaatataatgtaTTGAGAATACTAGTGAAAGATTACAAAAATAACCAACAATCCAAGAATTCTTGAAAATATGTCAAGTCACTTGAAGATGGGAAGAGTTtacaaagcaaaaaatatatcatagtCATCTTAATGCCTAAATAAATAGTCACGAAAAAGAATGGAATGGTACAAAAGGCAACACATGAATACAGTATTTGCTATTGCAATCCTGTGATTAAGTTTTCTAAAGCCCATAAAATTCCAGCATTTCTTCTTCAACAGGGTGTGTTTTGCCAACTATGACTAAGCAATGCAATGGCGCCCCAAAGTCGACTGTTAGAAGTTGCTTCATTGAACCAGCAACCACCTTTTGGTCTTCACTCCCCAGCCGTGCAAAACCAACACAAATTGTATTTTCACCGTACACTGTAATTTTGAAAACGTGAAGCAAAATGAAACGTTAGTCACTGTAAATGTCAAACAACGTTCTTTATAACTATTAATGCCACAAAGCCGGGGCTAAAACAAAACCAGATGTCAATTATACGCAAGAGGTATGTCATGATTGTAAATAAGGCGTAGGTTAGAGGCATATCTAAACCATATCCATTATCATACTAGTTCGCTTCAGATTGAGCTCATAAAAGCAGGAAAATGACTTGCAACCTCTCTTAGTCATGTCTCGTGTCAAGGGAAATTATCATATGGATGTTGTACTGGCATGTTTGGCAAAAATTTACACAAGCAGTACGGATTCCTTTTTTCGCTAAAGAAGAGAGAATGCTTGAACTGTAAATGAGATTTATGTCAAATTAAGCACAAAGTCACAAGGACAGGTTTTCAAAATCTGTATTAAGTAAATCACATCTTGATCACACTGAATTATTGAAAacctatgttgctcagactcttcaaaaatatcgaCAGGTGCATGTCAGATACTCTAAGAGTAGTGCTTTTGCGGAGGATCCGACACGGGTGCGACAACAATAttggagagtccgagcaacatagctgAAAACGAAAACTTGGATAAACTAAGGTAATTAGATTATTAATAGTCACCCGCCCCACCCCCACCATTTTGTAAAGCAAAAGCATGAATTCGTGAACATACCAAATTCTCCACGGGCTTCTTCAACCTCTAAGAGCTGCTCGATTGCTGTGTTAACTGTCATAAATCTGGGAGGTTCATACTGCTTCTTTCCTCTGAGAATAAAATCAGGGTCACATACTACTTCAAGTAATTCGTCTAAGAATAAATGGAAACAACATTGATGTCTAACCTGCAAAGAGACTCGATGGTTGGTTCTTTTACTCGTATATCTGCAAATCAGAAGATGAAGATGCAATTAAATGAAGAAGACTGCACAAAAAGTAAGGCAATAAAAGATCGACCAAGTACTTCTGTAACCTCACAAGTCACCAGTAATACATAAACTTAACTAGAAACATCTAATTTCATGTCGTATATCCTTGTTAGCACTACAATGGTGTTTAATGGTTGAGAATGAATCCTCTGGAAACTAGTCCAGAAGTATGCACGGTGAAAATATTCCACTTAAAAGCAAAAGATGATAGACCGTCAACTGAAGTGTTTTGATTGGTAAAAGAGGCAAAACTGGCAACTGAAAATTTTtagtcatatatatatgaaatatatatgataacACATAACTCATGATGTAGCCAAATAACAATCACTAAGGGGATGGTATATCGGTTGAGGAAGTAACAAGAATGAGAGTCGTTAAGCTTTTTATCATCCTTGCGTCAAGCTATTTTCCACAGAACCTCTCCTACAGTATTATCACTGCAGTAACATAGGAGTAACAGAATGTTATGCCAACTATACATGTGCTAACCTTGACAGGCAAGATTATCCTGATAACACGTGCTACTGAACAGAATAGGCTTCTCAGTTGTTTAGTCACAGGTGACAGAAGTTGCCCCGGACACCACAAATataagaacaaataaagtagttAAATAGCCACTTACCTAACAAGCAgagtgtgtgtagtccaagctTTCGGTTTTCTCTAATCTTCTCATAGAAACTATCCGGCCTCCAGGTCTCAGTGAAGAACGGTATGGACACTGTCTCTCCATAATGGTAGAGCTGTAAGCCACACACTCCAACAGCATTCATCACAGATGCATTGTGTATCACCTTTACATCCACACCCAACTTCTTCGCACGGACGACAATATCAGTGTGGGTTGTGGCTCTGTAGTGAATATTGACATATGATGGAGAGGAAAGGAAGTAGATAAGTGAAAGAACATCTATGTGTCAACATGAAAAGAACCATCTTTgtattttacttctttattaaatccataaacaaaacaaaacagtTGAAGATATTCTCCTCCTAAGGAAGATTACCCAATTAAGCCTTTGCTAACATAAATCAACAAAGTTCATCATTTTCGAGAACTTCCACAAGTCATCCCTTTATAAGCGATAACATTTACGTGATTTCTCTTATAAGCGATTTCAACTGTCAATCAAAGTTCCAAATAGAAGGCATAACTAATATTGAAAGAGAAATGCATTAACATAGTTTTTAAACAATACAAAGGTCTTATTCCAAGAACTCCTCCTaccttagaaaaataattactgataaTTTACTTGGTGCTTTGTAACAAAGTTCAATGATTTGCTGGCACATTATCGAAACTTAAAGAAGCAACCAATTATTGTTCCCAATTTTAGAGAATCTAGGTGAATGTTCACTTCAGAATAGGTACAATCATGCATACTATCTACTTCTTTGCCAAATTAACCACTACCAAGTGAAACAAGATTGAACAAAGCTACATGAACTGACCTAAGACTGGGGAGAGTAGGTGTACGCATACCTTATCCCTATCTTACGGAAGTAGAGAGACTGTATCCCAAAGAACCCCCCCGGCTCAAGTAATACAAATCAAAGAACAtacaaaaggaaagaaataaaacatgTATTGGAGGAAGCATCACATAGCATATAGAGAATGGACAAAGTAACAGCAACAAAGTCATGTGATAACCATAACACAAGACACAAAGGGGTAGGAACGTAAACAGCAAGACAAGAAACTACGCAAAAATTGCTAATTCTGCTGATACCAAAGGGGAAACAGATACAGGCGCCATACTACCCCAAACCTAACCCGCGAGACAACTCTCGCCTAACTACTAACCTTCTACCATAACCAAGATAAAAAATTGACACCAACTAAAAGTCAAATATCCAAAAGGGTCTTCATTGTCCAAATAAATAAGCAtatcaaaaaaatgaagaataccCAAAAGGATCACCAACAACTAGAAAAGCCACGTCAGAAGCTTTAGCTTCATTAAGGATCTCATCAGCTTTCTCCTCTACCATTTCCCTATCTGCAAGTGTAATTGATCTTCCATAAAGATTTTcctgaaaaaaaatcaaaactttatcatcaaaatcactctttttttttcactaactgaaaataaaattacaagaaAAGACCGTAGCTTTTTTCTAACCAGATTGGAAAGACCATTTGGAGAAAGCCCAAAAGAGAGAAGTGAAGTGTAGGCTTCCATGTATACTTTGCTGCATTTTTTTACTGCTTCAAGACCTTTCAAAGTTATATCTTTATCATCACCCAATCCAAGACCTATTATATACAGCATGATTCTCCCTTCACTTCACTTCACTTCTAATCCAAAATATACTTCAAATTAGTGATGCTGATTTACAAGTTCCAGTACGAGATACAGTTCTTTTTTCCAGTTGGAACGAGGGAGACGATGAATTTAAACCCTAGTGAAAACTTgtaaattgaaatatttatacttATTCGGCTATTTGTAGAATGCAGAACAAAAGTCGATATGTCCGAGTGGTTAAGGAGACAGACTTGAAATCTGTTGGGCTTCGCCCGCGCAGGTTCGAACCCTGCTGTCGacggttttttttttttatcaatataatatcGTGTCAATCCGTCAACTCATATTTACCTTCATTTTTACGTGTTGTAGCACATAACCTATAGCCTATCCTAGTTgggtcttttttttaataatatcgTGTCAATCCGTCAACTAACATTTACCTGTTATAGCAAATAACCTATCTTAGTTTCAAGATTATTAATCCTATCCAATGtaaaattatacatatgtataaccCAATGACCAATAGTTGTAAAACTTACTCACACTAAAGGTATCggtatatataacttaaattaaatttgagaaaaggaAGAGAATTCATctccaatttatttttataatatgttaacaaaaagattttaaaaaaatgcaatacACACAAGTGCTCAGTTTCATTGCCTCAACTATAGTTCAAACACACTATATTTGGCTCTTTTACAACATCTAGCAATTGGACAAAGCTGGTATTGAAATCATGTATTGCTCAACTTGTTAAAGATTACATGTAAGAACAGAAGGTGAAAGGAATGTGTGAAAACTGAGAAAGGCAGAGAGAGGGGATGAATATAAATGAATTTCACACAATTTTGTGTCAATATATTCAGGTCAAAATGACAGGTCTTCTAGACAATAAACAAGTTGTGGCATCCATGCTGACTATTCTTCCATATCTAATCATCGTCCTTGAATTCCCTGTCGAGAAGAAGATGACACTCTCAGTATTTGTCTCTCCAAGACTGAATTCTAACTTCTCTTTatcatacaaaatataaacagaAGTCGCGAttctatgttttctttttttgtgtgtgtagtaAGAGGTGTAAAGAATGATAACTCACCTGCGATCAAGGTACCGAGGTTGAATGCCGCTTCCTTGACATGTTGTGCAAGTCAAACCACCAGCACCGTCACAATTGATGCACCGAGAGACTTCTGTCTCACCCCCTCCAAGCTCCACCGTCACACTGCCAGTACCCATGCAAAATCTGCATTTCTCTGCAATATAAGCCCTTCCCCTCATAAGTATTAGCTCTAAGTCAGTCTCAAAGAATGTTAGGTTTTAAGGATTAACTGGCTCTACAGTCTTTGATCAGACAATCTACTGACTACTTTTTGAATAATCGAACCTCAGTAAGATTGTATGGTTCAATAACTCAATTCTCCTCTTTTACTGGGTGATGTAGTGTCTATACATGCAATCTTAATTGATGGCACATGACACCGAAGATTCACTTTGATAGTTAAAGTGGAAACTGTCAAGATTATTCACCTagcaaattttagaaaaacaaaaacGTCAAATCATAAATCACCCTTCTCTTCGTCGCTCTCTTCGATGATCAAAAACACCACAGCAGATAGAACCACCTTAGGGCCAGGATTAGAACACTTCCCAATTACAAAGGCGGTATCTATGAGAAGGAGAGATTTAAGTCAAGCCAGGAGTAAATTGCAAGTTGAATAAAATTGTTGGATCAGAGCCATGGATTTTCTAGAAGCTCATTGGTAATTGGTAATTGATGTAAGTAGCTGCAACCAGAAATTCCTTAAAGGCACTAGAGACATGCTAAGGGATAGGCGTCGACCTACAATGACATCTTTGAAGTGCATACGAATTaagtgattaaaaaataaatcctaGATCCATACTATGAGCATTTTGGAAGGATTTCTAAGAAATGCACAATTTGCTCTATCCATCATGTCAGATATTTTGATCAACAAGTCATACATGTCAATTTTAAGTGATACAAAACTAGACCATTTTAATAAGTCAGCTTAAGATCCATGGAAGCAATTGACATGTGGGTTTAGTGTCTTTGCTCGGACTTTCGGAAGTTGATAAATGACGCATACAAGCAAAAACATCACTAATATAAGAGATGTGAATAGCTCAAACCATAGTCTAGTTTCTCTTGACTGGCAAGCAAATAACTAGATTCGTTGCAAATGAGCATAATTACTAAACGAAGAAAACAAGTGGTGCAAGTTATATCTTAAACTAGAATATAGGAAGGAACCATAAGAGTTATTTTCCTGAGACTTATAAGAAAGAATCGAGTGATCACAAGGATTGATGAATGTTCTTCATGGGCCAAAAACCATCAGAAAATGTACTACAGCATCTAAAACTGAAGCCAAGCACAAATCAAAACATGTACTTCATAGTTTTATCTTGAGGATATTGAAACTTTTGCCCTTATTCTACAATCTATATTCTCCCATATCTCACTGCAAACGGCAAATAAAACTTTACCTGGAAATCAGAAATACAACAACACAGGCTCtacttttgttgttgttgaaccAATGTACGCACTCCTTCAACAACAAGAACTACTGGCTTCCagtaaatattttcaaaagaaactAAACTTCTGGGGGTTCAAAGGCAAACAGGAAACTCTCACTTATTGCAATTGTCtcaaaatagtttaattaaGCCGAAATACAATTCTGCGGCTCTTTGGGCAGCCATTCAGCTCAAATTTCTTAATTGAGTGCCATCCACcaattatgtattttaagtaCACTTGTGGACATAACAATATACCTCTAGGCTCATTTGTACTTATCGGATCGAACATATAAAGAAACAACAGAATGGAAAGTCTAGTTTAAGAAATACTTACGAGCACCAGTGCCAGTGCAGGGGAAGCAGGGCTGAGTGTTCTCTCTTTTTGCCTACAAAATGTACATTCTTTAACTATGAAAACGGAGATATATATCGCAGGAATTGTCAAGCAATAAAATGACTAGGAAAACAGAGTTATATATCAAACatagttaattttaaaatatcaaattactCTTATATAATCCAGCTTAGAAAATTAGTCAAATGACTCTCGAGAAATGAAATGTAACAAATACTGTAGTTGTACCAAGCAACTGAGCTCTGCAGAACCCGTAAGTAGCATCCCGGATAATCAAGAAAGgtacaaaaaattattcaaagagcatatttcataaaattaaatcttaaaactTACAGCATTATCAATTTGGGTCTCATAAAAAACTGGAATTCCAACTCCAATAGCAACACTGAGCACCCCAACTGTAATTGCTATCACCTGCCAAGTACATTACAAACCcccccaaaaataaaaaaataaaaaaaccccATATGAGATCAACTGAAATTAAACAACAATCATggaagaaaaacacaaaaagagaACTTGAGAAAGAAAAGAACCGTGTTTTGATCAAGATCCACAGCTCTAATACATGGGTAAGAATTTCGCCTACGACGTGTTTGATGAAATTTCTGagtgaaaaaagaagaagaaagagtaGGAAGCTTAAGAGGTGAGCTGATAAATGGAGACTTAAAGCGGGAAAGTGAAGGTGCTGTTAACATTTCCTCCCTTTTCTTTCAATGTTTAGTTTAGCTATGGATTTTGCTATCATCAGAATCAGAAAAACAAGAAATTCTGAAACTGACACCAACTGTTGTTAGCTATCCATTGTTAAGCCTTTGGATTGTGTGGGGACACATTTCATATTTACCAGTCACttcattgtgttttttttttaaaaaaaaatatatatatatataatctaaaTGGTAactcaaaaaagaaatattcGTGTTAAATTATCCCCTCTATCGTCATTTTGTGGAGGTTGTTTTTACGtttgatgtaataattttgtatagttctttttatatataggtTATGTCTAAGCCTATACGCAACTTGATTACTctattcattatcatatactTAGTAAAGTTCAATATATGTGAAGTACTAAAATTGAATCTTAATCCTTCGTGATTTTAACCTACTTTACTAATGATAGGCGATTACCACACTTATATAAAAAATCTTCAACTTTCAGTGCGATTTTAACTCATCGAAACAATATTTGGGATGTAACTCTTGTGACTTATACATTTCTCAAATTATGT includes:
- the LOC107015939 gene encoding probable diphthine methyl ester synthase, which codes for MLYIIGLGLGDDKDITLKGLEAVKKCSKVYMEAYTSLLSFGLSPNGLSNLENLYGRSITLADREMVEEKADEILNEAKASDVAFLVVGDPFGATTHTDIVVRAKKLGVDVKVIHNASVMNAVGVCGLQLYHYGETVSIPFFTETWRPDSFYEKIRENRKLGLHTLCLLDIRVKEPTIESLCRGKKQYEPPRFMTVNTAIEQLLEVEEARGEFVYGENTICVGFARLGSEDQKVVAGSMKQLLTVDFGAPLHCLVIVGKTHPVEEEMLEFYGL
- the LOC107018195 gene encoding protein SPA, chloroplastic; the protein is MLTAPSLSRFKSPFISSPLKLPTLSSSFFTQKFHQTRRRRNSYPCIRAVDLDQNTVIAITVGVLSVAIGVGIPVFYETQIDNAAKRENTQPCFPCTGTGAQKCRFCMGTGSVTVELGGGETEVSRCINCDGAGGLTCTTCQGSGIQPRYLDRREFKDDD